In Macadamia integrifolia cultivar HAES 741 chromosome 1, SCU_Mint_v3, whole genome shotgun sequence, a single window of DNA contains:
- the LOC122085674 gene encoding protein starmaker, with the protein MYNGIGLQTPRGSGTNGYIQTNKFFVKPRNSRVETKGFEGDQGTAGVKKPNREILEHDRKRQIQLKLVVLEDKLIDQGYTDDEIQEKLQDARETLEAATASEESGAGGSFMTDKKVSDTQTHQIAARKERQMETLRAALGIERGGELQEQKQENELGSETQGSDDESNEETPAENPETVPKEDHEEQEQEEYARNRQDRYKNGRGMQVVEDSKADNDAAKKGEKLRGNRKHEGGGDQLDELRRGEKHDSKRRVYDSDSSASESSEKHGKGIKSAHRKGSKGGEPKSDSDISRRKHECKHSMKHKKSRRQDRESDTESDSDSSDGKNDHKQLMKHKKHRRHDSDESDLDTDDVRERNAIKNKKNRTTRRRQDSDDDSGSDGYRNDRKQRMQDLSKMNRRHDSEDETDSGRGSRDGKNVVEKRRDRGGRNHAASRDGSEDKQKAFKTGQKRHGTSNQRHRVDDKSDDGGERKIEKNIRKRRHDIDEEVFDTGRKNATRPVGRQSETKRKERSPTDDSKDSSSSSSSDSYSSRDSDSGSSCSDSSLERPRRKKSSEKECRKGHQDDMIKQGRRDVEVAAAEEKRLKSGKIGSDERRESRIRPSSDGNHNRHLENDALDRLVKKEKMKNYDSRRDDGNDGYGHQEMRSKRKLEDDSHDDQPVLKSRNQSSGGEVNHMVQLRDGRAKYEADKTNRKREEYSSFNKAEEKRLHLDRHHEEYGNRNQGKEEEKERGNKRNEREEEEEEEERGSFRHRRDERERGNRNHGSWRNERDEDERGKKRHLRDENEPWSKKHRRDEEEEEKEHSKRRNDRNEEEERMSRIHHRDEEDGQGSRKHRRNEEEGGRLRYRRDEEESGNRRYGRDRQEEDAKRARYDDDPRSRDRSRYESNRRSDDLMKRQ; encoded by the exons ATGTACAACGGCATCGGATTGCAGACCCCAAGGGGGTCAGGCACAAATGGATATATCCAGACCAACAAATTTTTTGTGAAGCCAAGGAACTCGAGGGTGGAAACTAAGGGATTCGAAGGAGATCAGGGTACTGCCGGTGTGAAGAAGCCTAACAGGGAGATCCTAGAGCATGACAGAAAGCGGCAGATTCAGCTGAAGCTTGTGGTGCTGGAAGATAAACTTATCGACCAAGGATACACAGATGATGAGATCCAGGAGAAGCTCCAAGACGCGAGGGAGACCTTGGAAGCTGCTACAGCCTCTGAGGAAAGTGGTGCCGGAGGTAGCTTCATGACTGATAAGAA GGTTTCAGATACACAGACCCACCAAATTGCTGCTAGAAAGGAGAGGCAGATGGAGACTCTTAGGGCTGCTCTTGGTATAGAAAGAGGTGGTGAACTTCAAGAGCAAAAGCAGGAAAACGAACTCGGATCAGAGACTCAAGGGAGTGATGATGAGAGCAATGAGGAAACCCCAGCAGAAAACCCAGAAACTGTTCCGAAGGAGGATCACGAGgaacaagaacaagaggaaTATGCAAGAAATCGGCAGGATAGATACAAAAATGGAAGGGGGATGCAAGTTGTAGAAGATTCTAAAGCTGACAATGATGCTGCAAAGAAGGGTGAAAAACTGCGTGGAAATAGAAAGCATGAAGGAGGGGGAGATCAATTGGATGAGTTGAGACGTGGAGAGAAACATGACAGCAAAAGAAGAGTTTATGACAGTGATTCTTCTGCTTCAGAGAGCAGTGAAAAACATGGGAAAGGGATAAAATCCGCACATCGGAAAGGTAGCAAGGGTGGTGAGCCTAAAAGTGATTCTGATATCAGTAGGAGGAAGCATGAGTGTAAACATtcaatgaaacacaagaaaaGCAGAAGGCAGGATAGAGAGAGTGATACTGAAAGTGATTCTGATAGCAGTGATGGGAAGAATGACCATAAACAATTAATGAAGCACAAGAAACACCGAAGGCATGACAGTGATGAATCTGATCTAGACACTGATGATGTTAGGGAAAGAAATGCcataaagaacaagaaaaatagaacaacTCGAAGGAGGCAGGACTCGGATGATGATTCTGGTTCAGATGGCTACAGAAATGATAGGAAACAAAGGATGCAGGATCTCTCAAAGATGAATAGAAGACATGATTCTGAGGATGAAACTGATTCTGGTAGGGGAAGCAGAGATGGGAAAAATGTTGTTGAGAAAAGGAGGGATCGTGGTGGTAGAAATCATGCGGCCAGCAGAGATGGCTCAGAAGATAAACAGAAAGCTTTCAAAACTGGCCAGAAAAGGCATGGTACCAGCAACCAAAGGCACAGAGTGGATGATAAATCTGATGATGGTGgggaaagaaaaatagagaaaaatattagaaaaaggAGACATGATATTGATGAGGAAGTCTTCGATACTGGCAGGAAAAATGCGACAAGACCAGTAGGAAGACAAagtgaaacaaaaagaaaggaaagatctCCAACTGATGACAGTAAGGACAGTAGTAGCAGTAGTAGTAGTGACTCTTACAGCAGCCGTGACAGTGATTCAGGCAGCAGCTGTAGTGATTCCAGCCTTGAGAGACCACGCAGGAAGAAGTCCAGTGAGAAGGAGTGCAGGAAAGGGCATCAAGATGATATGATTAAGCAAGGCAGAAGAGATGTAGAAGTAGCTGCTGCAGAGGAGAAAAGATTAAAATCTGGGAAGATTGGAAGTGATGAAAGGAGGGAAAGTAGAATTCGTCCTTCCAGTGATGGCAACCACAATCGTCATCTGGAGAATGATGCATTGGACAGACTggtgaagaaggagaaaatgaaaaactatGATTCAAGGAGAGATGATGGCAATGATGGCTATGGACATCAAGAAATGAGGAGCAAGAGGAAGCTGGAAGATGATAGCCATGATGATCAGCCAGTGTTGAAATCAAGAAATCAGAGTTCAGGAGGAGAAGTTAATCATATGGTGCAACTGAGGGATGGGAGAGCCAAATATGAAGCAGATAAGACtaacagaaagagagaggaataCTCCAGTTTCAATAAAGCAGAAGAGAAACGCTTACATCTAGATCGTCATCATGAAGAATATGGAAACAGGaatcaaggaaaggaagaagaaaaagagcgTGGAAACAAGAGGAATGaaagggaggaggaggaggaggaggaagagcgTGGAAGTTTCAGACACCGTAGAGATGAAAGGGAGCGTGgaaacagaaatcatggaagCTGGAGGAATGAAAGGGATGAGGATGAGCGCGGAAAGAAAAGACATCTCAGAGATGAAAATGAGCCTTGGAGCAAAAAacacagaagagatgaagaagaagaagagaaagagcatAGCAAGAGGAGAAATGACCGGAATGAAGAAGAGGAGCGTATGAGTAGAATACATCATAGGGATGAAGAAGACGGTCAAGGAAGCAGAAAGCacagaagaaatgaagaagaaggtggaCGGCTAAGGtatagaagagatgaagaagagagtGGAAACAGAAGATATGGAAGGGACAGGCAGGAGGAGGATGCCAAGAGGGCAAGGTACGATGATGATCCTCGATCAAGGGACAGAAGTAGGTATGAGAGCAATCGCCGTAGTGATGATCTGATGAAACGGCAATGA
- the LOC122073668 gene encoding meiosis-specific protein ASY1-like, with protein sequence MDKLVKEGVLSRAGRDNFTINKLKNLDSEFAAVKEEKEAQEIPLGDDVPKSSKDDYMYMKALYHALPMEYVTVPKLQSKLEGGANQATEKKLIEKMAQEGFVEGTGNRRLGEML encoded by the exons ATGGACAAACTCGTAAAAGAAGGTGTTCTATCAAGGGCCGGAAGGGACAATTTCACCATTAATAAGCTAAAG AATCTCGACTCTGAGTTTGCTGCCgttaaagaagaaaaggaggctcAAGAAATTCCACTTGGTGATGATGTTCCCAAGAGTAGCAAAGATGACTACATGTACATGAAG GCTTTGTATCATGCTCTGCCGATGGAATATGTTACAGTACCAAAGCTTCAGAGCAAGCTGGAAGGAGGAGCTAACCAAGCTACAGAGAAAAAGCTGATCGAAAAAATGGCGCAAGAGGGATTTGTTGAAGGCACAGGCAACCGAAGACTAGGTGAAATGCTCTGA